Proteins encoded together in one Dehalococcoidia bacterium window:
- a CDS encoding DUF4389 domain-containing protein: MTSEPASAAAASVQAPQAYPIRVTVALPEKSSRLLNFPLFIGTFIRYILMIPHMIVIALVGLVAVIVYFIATFAILFTGRFPAGMFRFVAGWQRWSTSVGAYFFGLADAYPPFSTEQAGYPVVYEADYTDKSNRILNFPLFGLYIKELLLIPHLFVLAALALIGFVVLFVAQFAVLFTGQFPAGMHNYLAGVLRWSTRLNGYIYALTDRYPPFSLN, translated from the coding sequence GGCCTACCCGATAAGGGTGACGGTAGCCTTGCCGGAGAAATCATCACGCCTTCTGAACTTCCCGTTGTTCATCGGGACGTTCATCCGCTACATCCTGATGATCCCCCACATGATTGTCATCGCCTTAGTAGGCCTGGTCGCCGTCATCGTCTACTTCATCGCGACCTTCGCCATTCTGTTCACGGGACGCTTTCCGGCAGGCATGTTCAGATTCGTCGCTGGCTGGCAGCGCTGGAGCACAAGCGTCGGAGCCTACTTCTTTGGTCTGGCGGATGCTTACCCGCCGTTCAGCACCGAGCAGGCCGGTTATCCGGTGGTCTACGAGGCCGACTACACCGACAAGTCCAACCGCATCCTGAACTTCCCGTTATTCGGCCTGTACATCAAGGAGTTGCTCCTGATTCCGCACCTGTTTGTGCTCGCCGCCCTGGCGCTCATCGGTTTCGTCGTCCTGTTCGTCGCCCAGTTCGCCGTGCTGTTCACCGGCCAGTTTCCCGCTGGCATGCACAACTACCTCGCCGGCGTACTCCGCTGGAGCACCCGCCTGAATGGCTACATCTACGCGCTGACGGACAGGTACCCACCCTTCAGCCTCAACTGA